In Acinetobacter wanghuae, the sequence TTCTTAGTGTTTATGCTCGTGGTCGTGTTTATTGGCATGAAACTCTTCGTTATGACGGAAACGTAAGTAGTTTTCAAACTGCTCGCAATATTCATCATAGTTGTCTTCAAGCATCATTTGGAATTGTTGCAAGATATATGACATCACTTGATCTTTGGCATCACGCATTTCGTTGCCATCTTTAAAGTTATTGGCAGCCACCCAGGTATTGAAACGTGCAGTCCCAAATAACATCGCAGCACTGACCTGACCGCGTTTTTCAGCAGGTTTCTCTTGAGAACCTTTTTCCACACGAGAAAATTCGTTGGCTTGTTTAATAAATTCATCAGCACGTTCAAAGAAAGCCGCATTTAACGCTTCTTCTTCGGTTACATCGGTCGCTTCAATCTTTTGAACCATGAATTTGTTCCTAACAATAAAATCTCAATGTTTAATTATAGGCAAAGCCTTGCAGAAACTAAACCTTTGACTTAATCTAAAAATAGCCTAAGTCGAGATTATTCGTCATGCAAGATGCGATTGCGGTACAAAGTCTAAAAAGTGATATTGCTTTATTACGACAAAATATTTGGCCACCTGCCAACTTAGCCAATGTGGAAGGCTTGCCGATTTATTATGGTACGCCGTCACAAGTGGATGAATATTACAAACAATGGACGGGTTTGATTGAAAGGGCACAAGAGATGTTTCAGCCTTTTATGGAAGATGAAACGCTGGATGCCATTCATTTACCCAGTCATTTGAACTTGCCGTTGTTTTATTTTAATGTCGACCGTATTCGGATTAATAAAACCCGCGCCAAAGAATCGAAAACGTTTCGCGGTATTGCAAGTTTAATCGAAAAATGCGGGCAATTTGAGCCAGAGCAGATTCAAGCCATGCAACATTGGTTGAATCATGACGACACGGCAGCATTGGTTGCGCATCGCGAATTTGTCGATTTAAGAACCTATGTGTTTCAGCATGGGCAGAGTGAATATACCCGAACTCGATTTTATGTGAACGGCATTGTTTTAAGTGTTGAGCATCATTTTGAATTGGTCGATGCAAGAGATAAACCACGT encodes:
- a CDS encoding DUF3144 domain-containing protein, whose translation is MVQKIEATDVTEEEALNAAFFERADEFIKQANEFSRVEKGSQEKPAEKRGQVSAAMLFGTARFNTWVAANNFKDGNEMRDAKDQVMSYILQQFQMMLEDNYDEYCEQFENYLRFRHNEEFHANKHDHEHKH